Proteins from a single region of Sneathiella aquimaris:
- the truA gene encoding tRNA pseudouridine(38-40) synthase TruA has protein sequence MPRYKITIEYDGRDLVGWQRQENGPSVQQHIEEAIFKFCGEDIRIQGAGRTDAGVHALGQVATFDLSGDHTTRTVMNAINQHLKPARVAILDCSRVDAEFNARFSATGRHYLYRIINRRAPLTIDNGLAWHVKRDLDSDAMKAATEILIGRHDFTSFRAAACQAKSPVRTLSKLDVQRFDDEIQVRVSALSFLHNQVRSMVGTLSLVGTGQWTKDDVQKALDARDRQKAGPNAPAYGLYLTDVDYDS, from the coding sequence ATGCCTCGCTATAAAATCACGATTGAATATGATGGCCGCGACTTGGTCGGTTGGCAGCGGCAGGAAAATGGCCCGTCTGTTCAACAACATATTGAAGAAGCGATTTTTAAATTCTGCGGTGAAGATATCCGTATTCAAGGGGCAGGACGAACAGATGCCGGGGTTCACGCTCTGGGGCAGGTTGCCACATTTGATCTGTCCGGGGACCATACGACCAGAACGGTCATGAACGCGATTAATCAGCATTTGAAACCGGCGCGGGTTGCTATCTTAGACTGTAGCCGTGTCGATGCCGAGTTTAACGCGCGTTTCTCTGCGACCGGTCGGCATTATCTCTATCGTATCATCAATCGCCGGGCCCCTTTGACGATTGATAATGGACTGGCATGGCATGTAAAGCGTGATTTAGACAGTGATGCGATGAAGGCGGCGACCGAAATATTGATCGGGCGCCATGACTTTACCAGCTTTCGGGCCGCCGCCTGTCAGGCGAAATCACCGGTTCGGACATTGTCGAAACTTGATGTTCAGCGTTTTGACGATGAAATTCAGGTTCGGGTGTCCGCCCTGTCTTTTCTTCACAATCAGGTGCGATCCATGGTTGGAACATTATCGCTTGTTGGCACCGGTCAATGGACCAAGGATGACGTACAGAAAGCGCTGGATGCGCGGGACCGGCAAAAAGCAGGTCCCAACGCTCCGGCATACGGGCTTTATCTGACGGATGTGGATTACGATAGCTGA